The following DNA comes from Bacillota bacterium.
CCATCACCGTAACCATGGGTACGGTAGCCTCAGAATAAGCGTGGAGCAACTTGGCCCCCCGGGTAATGATCCCGTTTCGCTCCTCATCCTTGCCGATCAGGTATGCGGGACTGTCTTGCAGAGTAATGATAGGAATGTTGAAGGCATCACAGAATCTAACAAAGCGAGCCGCTTTCTCCGATGCCTTGCAGTCAATACAACCACTAAGCACCAGAGACTGATTGGCCACGATCCCCACTGAGTGCCCATTCATCCGGGCGAAACCACAAATCATATTGCGGGCATACTTCGCTTTAATCTCAAAAAACTGACCGTTATCCACTATACCTTTAATTACCTTGTGCATGTCAAAAGGTTTTCTTAGGTTTGCCGCTGGAGAATAAAAATCGGTCTCGTAGTCATAGCCAATTTCCTGGTAGTCCTTAACTGGTGGTTTTTCCTTATTATTTGAGGGAAGGTAGGATAACAGTTCCTTAATGTAGGATAAACATTCGTCCTCGTTCTCAGCGACTAAATCTGCCACTCCGCTCTCCCGAGCGTGGACTTCAGCCCCGCCGAGGTCCTCTTCGGTGATATCATAACCCAGCTGTGTTTTAACAAAAGCCGGGCCGGCGATATACATCGCACTATCCTTAGTCATAATAATGAAATCAGTCAAACCTGGGGAGTATGCCTGTCCCCCGGCAACACTACCCATTATAGCTGATATTTGTGGAATTACCCCCGAGGCCAGCGTGTTTGCATGGAAGAGTTCCCCAAACTTGACCATTGGGCCCATAACCTCATGGAGTCTCAAGCCCCCTGATTCCAGCAAGCCAATCACCGGCGCGCCGGCTTCTAAGGCCCTTTGCATTACTTTAAGAATTTTATTACCATGCATTTCGCCAAAAGAGCCACCTAGCGCCAGAAAATCCTGGGCATAGACAAAAACCAACCTGCCGTCTATTTTTCCGAAACCAGAAATCACCCCTTCGGCCGGAATTTTTCTCTTATCCATCCCAAAGTAGCTACAGTGATGGGTAACCAGCATGTCTAGCTCAGTAAAAGAACCCGGGTCTAATAACTTCTCGATCCTTTTCCTGGCTGTATACCGATGCCGGGCAAAACGTTCCTGCAGTTGTTCATCGCTTGGATAATTAACGATCTTGTTCTTGATCTCATGCAGTTCTTTTATTTTTTCTTCCATGATTTCTCTTTCAGTCTTGTTAGACATCCTAAACACCTCTTATCTCATAATCCTGACAAAGCCTAGGCGACCGGGCGGACTTTGATTTGACCACCCGGCACCTCTTCTCTCCTAAATCTTACAAAACCAAGCCTGTGTTAAAGCCTTTTATTTCAGTAACTCCCGGG
Coding sequences within:
- a CDS encoding acyl-CoA carboxylase subunit beta, which gives rise to MEEKIKELHEIKNKIVNYPSDEQLQERFARHRYTARKRIEKLLDPGSFTELDMLVTHHCSYFGMDKRKIPAEGVISGFGKIDGRLVFVYAQDFLALGGSFGEMHGNKILKVMQRALEAGAPVIGLLESGGLRLHEVMGPMVKFGELFHANTLASGVIPQISAIMGSVAGGQAYSPGLTDFIIMTKDSAMYIAGPAFVKTQLGYDITEEDLGGAEVHARESGVADLVAENEDECLSYIKELLSYLPSNNKEKPPVKDYQEIGYDYETDFYSPAANLRKPFDMHKVIKGIVDNGQFFEIKAKYARNMICGFARMNGHSVGIVANQSLVLSGCIDCKASEKAARFVRFCDAFNIPIITLQDSPAYLIGKDEERNGIITRGAKLLHAYSEATVPMVTVMVRKAYAGAQIAMGSKMMGADYVFAWPTAQIASVGADTAASVIFRKEIAQAKDPEQARAERIKEYTEKFLNPYYAASRQDIDDVIDPRDTRKVVIAALEAAQNKEVVRPWRKHSNIPL